From Anopheles darlingi chromosome 2, idAnoDarlMG_H_01, whole genome shotgun sequence, the proteins below share one genomic window:
- the LOC125960002 gene encoding opsin-3, producing the protein MFLVNETDAVLHPMARAAGDMPKLLGWNLPPEEQYLVHDHWKGFPAPPYYMHLMLAMIYLVLMTASMIGNGIVVWIFGTSKSLRNGSNMFIINLALFDLLMMCEMPMFLVNSFAERLVGYGMSCSVYAALGSMSGIGGAISNAVIAFDRYRTISNPLDGRLNRVQAGLLICLTWLWTLPFTLLPLFEIWGRYVPEGYLTTCSFDYLTDDQDTRVFVGCIFAWAYAIPMIFICYFYARLFGHVRQHEQMLKNQARKMNVESLAANRSEKSQAVEMRIAKAAFTIFFLFVCAWTPYAIVTMIGAFGDRTLLTPLVTMAPAVCCKIVSCLDPWVYAISHPKYRKELEQRLPWMGIKETDDSVSNTDSKKTIVSEQSPAAGDQ; encoded by the exons ATGTTTCTGGTGAACGAGACAGATGCGGTGTTGCATCCGATGGCAAGGGCAGCGGGCGACATGCCGAAATTGCTTGGCTGGAACCTACCACCGGAAGAGCAATACTTAGTGCACGATCACTGGAAAGGTTTTCCGGCACCACCGTACTACATGCATCTTATGCTTGCCATGATCTACTTGGTTCTCATGACCGCTTCCATGATTGGCAACGGGATCGTCGTGTGGATCTTTGGAAC ATCAAAATCGCTTCGGAATGGATCAAACATGTTCATCATTAATCTGGCATTGTTCGatctgctgatgatgtgcGAGATGCCAATGTTTCTGGTGAACTCGTTCGCGGAACGGTTGGTGGGTTACGGTATGAGCTGCTCGGTATACGCCGCCCTTGGCAGTATGTCCGGCATCGGTGGAGCCATCTCAAACGCGGTGATTGCGTTCGATCGCTACCGGACCATTTCGAACCCGCTCGATGGACGCCTTAACCGTGTACAGGCCGGGCTGCTCATCTGTCTGACCTGGCTATGGACGTTACCGTTCACATTGCTGCCACTGTTCGAGATCTGGGGCCGGTACGTCCCGGAAGGTTATCTAACAACCTGCTCATTCGATTATCTGACCGACGACCAGGATACGAgagtgtttgttggttgcaTATTCGCCTGGGCTTACGCCATACCGATGATCTTCATCTGCTACTTCTATGCACGGCTATTTGGCCACGTGCGACAACACGAACAGATGCTGAAGAACCAGGCCCGTAAGATGAACGTCGAGTCACTGGCGGCCAACCGAAGTGAAAAGTCCCAGGCGGTTGAGATGCGAATCGCAAAGGCAGCGTTCaccatcttcttcctcttcgtttgCGCTTGGACACCGTATGCGATCGTGACTATGATTGGTGCATTCGGGGACAG GACACTGCTGACACCATTAGTAACGATGGCTCCAGCTGTCTGCTGTAAGATCGTCTCCTGTCTCGATCCCTGGGTGTACGCAATCAGTCATCCCAAGTACAGGAAGGAACTTGAACAACGACTACCGTGGATGGGCATCAAGGAGACGGACGATAGCGTGAGCAACACTGACAGCAAGAAGACAATCGTCTCCGAGCAGTCTCCAGCGGCTGGTGATCAATAA